The following proteins are co-located in the Vigna unguiculata cultivar IT97K-499-35 chromosome 9, ASM411807v1, whole genome shotgun sequence genome:
- the LOC114196168 gene encoding mechanosensitive ion channel protein 10-like: protein MEEERSVADKKVTKNEVVLRISDSEGATNAMTEIKDSESFSVAESSSLSPHHNTQMRNHDEVSTELMTTTKRLIGQSEFSKPKSRMMDPPCPRYAKTVEEKARMTSSFTRISRNRNVPEATIVTPRTPLLGTPPPEEDDDDEEMYKIANIEVTKRSGRKWRVVELFAFAFIMGFFIASLTVAELQKREIWGLKLWKWCVFILVILCGRLVTEWFINVLVFLIERNFLFKKKVLYFVYGVKKSVQGFIWLSLVLVTWDMLFSPGVKITSKVGRILNFIALTLASCLIGAALWLAKTLLIKLLASSFQSTRFFDRVQESIFHQYILKTLSGPPLMEMAEKVGTTSNTDQLSYKTMVNKKEGEKGQVIDVDKLKKMKQEKVSPLTMKGLINVIRSSGLSTISYAQDEDENEQKDNEINSEWEAKAAAYRIFRNVAKPGHKYIEIDDLLRFMKIEEVENLLPLFEGAVETRRIKRKSLKNWLVKVYLGRRSLIHSLNDTNTAVDDLNILASAVVVIVTIVVWLLLTGVLTTKVLVFISSQLLLVGFMFGNTAKTVFEAIIFVFVVHPFDVGDRCVVDGVQMVVEEMNILTTVFLRYDNEKIFYPNSVLSTKPISNFNRSPEMSDSVEFAVDVSTSIESIGALKAKLKVYLESRPQHWHTKHNVLVKDIENVNKMKMAVYVTHTINFQNYGDKSCRRSELVLELKKILEDLNIKYHLLPQEVHVSYGRSQDSTSQAL, encoded by the exons atggaagaagaaagaagcGTGGCAGACAAGAAAGTGACAAAGAACGAGGTTGTTCTACGAATTTCAGACTCTGAAGGAGCCACGAATGCAATGACCGAAATAAAAGATTCTGAAAGTTTTTCAGTAGCTGAAAGCAGTTCCCTTTCTCCTCATCACAACACCCAGATGAGAAACCACGATGAAGTTTCCACAGAGTTGATGACAACTACAAAGAGGTTGATCGGTCAGTCGGAATTTTCGAAGCCAAAGTCCAGAATGATGGATCCACCGTGTCCAAGATATGCAAAAACTGTTGAAGAAAAGGCTCGAATGACAAGTTCATTTACCAGGATTTCTCGTAACAGGAACGTTCCCGAAGCAACTATAGTGACCCCAAGAACCCCCTTGCTTGGGACTCCTCCCCCtgaagaagatgatgacgaTGAAGAGATGTACAAGATTGCAAATATTGAAGTGACCAAGAGATCTGGTAGGAAGTGGAGAGTTGTTGAGTTGTTTGCTTTTGCTTTCATCATGGGGTTTTTTATTGCAAGTTTAACTGTTGCTGAGCTGCAAAAAAGAGAGATTTGGGGTTTGAAGCTGTGGAAATGGTGTGTATTTATATTGGTTATCCTCTGTGGTAGATTGGTCACTGAGTGGTTTATCAATGTTTTGGTTTTCTTGATTGAGAGGAACTTTTTGTTTAAGAAGAAGGTTTTGTATTTTGTGTATGGTGTGAAGAAGAGTGTTCAGGGCTTTATATGGCTGAGTTTGGTTCTTGTGACATGGGATATGCTTTTCAGCCCTGGAGTGAAGATAACCAGTAAGGTTGGTAGGATTCTTAATTTCATTGCTCTGACCCTTGCTTCTTGTCTTATTGGAGCAGCTTTGTGGTTGGCCAAAACATTGTTGATAAAGCTTTTAGCTTCAAGTTTTCAATCTACTAGATTCTTTGACAGGGTGCAAGAATCAATCTTTCATCAATACATTCTCAAGACTCTTTCAGGCCCTCCCTTGATGGAGATGGCTGAAAAGGTAGGTACAACTTCAAATACTGACCAACTCAGTTATAAGACCATGGTTAACAAGAAGGAAGGGGAGAAAGGACAAGTAATTGATGTGGACAAGCTCaagaaaatgaaacaagaaaAGGTTTCTCCTTTGACTATGAAAGGGTTGATTAATGTGATAAGGAGTTCTGGGTTATCTACCATCTCCTATGCACAGGATGAAGATGAGAATGAACAGAAAGATAATGAAATTAATAGCGAGTGGGAAGCAAAAGCAGCTGCTTATAGAATTTTTAGGAACGTAGCCAAGCCAGGACACAA GTATATTGAGATAGATGACCTCTTGCGATTCATGAAAATTGAAGAAGTGGAAAACTTGCTTCCACTATTTGAAGGTGCAGTTGAGACTAGAAGAATTAAGAGGAAGTCTCTCAAGAACTGGCTG GTGAAAGTCTACCTTGGACGGAGATCACTCATACATTCACTAAATGATACCAACACAGCTGTTGATGACTTGAACATACTTGCTTCTGCAGTTGTGGTTATTGTGACCATTGTTGTGTGGCTTCTTTTAACTGGTGTCTTAACAACTAAAGTTCTTGTCTTTATATCATCTCAGCTTTTACTTGTGGGTTTCATGTTTGGCAACACTGCTAAGACTGTGTTTGAagctattatatttgtttttgtggtgCACCCTTTTGATGTTGGTGATCGTTGCGTCGTTGATGGTGTTCAG ATGGTCGTGGAAGAGATGAACATACTAACCACCGTCTTTCTGAGATATGACAATGAAAAGATTTTCTATCCAAATTCAGTTCTCTCAACCAAGCCAATCAGTAACTTCAACAGGAGTCCAGAAATGAGTGATTCTGTTGAATTTGCTGTTGATGTTTCTACTTCTATTGAAAGTATTGGAGCTTTAAAGGCAAAGTTAAAAGT ATATTTGGAGAGTAGGCCTCAGCACTGGCATACCAAACACAACGTATTGGTTAAGGATATTGAGAATGTGAATAAGATGAAAATGGCTGTGTATGTTACTCACACCATCAATTTTCAGAACTATGGGGATAAGAGCTGCAGAAGATCCGAATTAGTGCTGGAGTTAAAGAAAATTCTTGAAGAtcttaatattaaatatcatcTGCTGCCACAAGAAGTTCATGTCAGTTATGGAAGGTCACAAGACTCAACATCTCAAGCACTGTGA